One Cellulomonas soli DNA window includes the following coding sequences:
- a CDS encoding YeiH family protein gives MTSTTVRPGGPAARRGPDSQGTPADATGGPASSPSVRPARARVTAVVVLVVVLLVGVAARVVGVAAPGAPTLLVALGLGILVRSVGLVPAAADNALRWCSSRLLRLAVAVLGLRLSLADLGTVGPAELGVLVVTVAVTFGGTLGAGHLLRVPRDLRLLVATGFSICGAAAVAGMSTVLRGGRGPTGAVAPDGSAPEAAGSRVDDDVALAVALVTLYGSLALVALPLLAHVLALPDRTAGLWIGISVHEVAQVVAAGATVSAAALTVAVVAKLARVVLLAPLVAGAGAVRRRGAPVAVGRRPAWVPPFVVAFVVLVGVRSTGVLPAAVLGAADVATTVALTASLAALGTQVRIGRLVRGGGRPLLLGAIATLLVTGTGLVGLLLIGDGAA, from the coding sequence GTGACCAGCACCACCGTCCGCCCCGGCGGCCCCGCCGCCCGGCGTGGTCCCGACTCCCAGGGCACGCCCGCGGACGCGACCGGTGGGCCCGCCTCGTCGCCGTCCGTCCGCCCGGCCCGCGCACGTGTCACGGCCGTCGTCGTACTCGTCGTCGTGCTGCTGGTGGGGGTCGCGGCGCGGGTGGTCGGCGTCGCCGCACCCGGGGCACCGACGCTCCTCGTCGCCCTCGGGCTCGGGATTCTGGTCCGGTCGGTCGGGCTCGTGCCGGCCGCGGCCGACAATGCGCTGCGGTGGTGCTCGAGCCGTCTGCTGCGCCTCGCGGTCGCCGTCCTCGGTCTGCGGCTCTCGCTCGCCGACCTCGGGACGGTCGGACCGGCCGAGCTCGGCGTGCTCGTCGTGACGGTGGCCGTGACGTTCGGCGGGACGCTGGGCGCCGGCCACCTGCTGCGCGTGCCGAGGGACCTGCGGCTGCTCGTGGCCACCGGCTTCTCGATCTGCGGCGCCGCCGCGGTCGCCGGGATGAGCACGGTGCTGCGCGGAGGTCGCGGGCCCACGGGTGCCGTGGCCCCCGACGGCTCCGCACCGGAAGCGGCCGGCTCGCGTGTGGACGACGACGTGGCGCTGGCCGTCGCGCTCGTGACCCTGTACGGCAGCCTGGCCCTCGTCGCCCTGCCCCTCCTCGCGCACGTGCTCGCGCTGCCCGACCGGACGGCCGGGCTGTGGATCGGCATCTCCGTGCACGAGGTCGCGCAGGTCGTCGCCGCGGGAGCGACCGTGTCGGCCGCAGCCCTGACCGTCGCCGTCGTCGCCAAGCTGGCCCGCGTCGTGCTCCTCGCCCCGCTCGTCGCCGGTGCGGGCGCGGTCCGGCGGCGCGGCGCACCCGTCGCCGTCGGGCGGCGTCCGGCCTGGGTGCCGCCGTTCGTCGTGGCGTTCGTCGTGCTCGTCGGCGTCCGCAGCACCGGGGTGCTGCCCGCCGCCGTGCTCGGCGCGGCCGACGTCGCCACGACCGTCGCGCTCACCGCCTCGCTCGCGGCTCTCGGCACGCAGGTGCGGATCGGGCGGCTCGTGCGCGGTGGCGGACGCCCGCTGCTGCTCGGCGCGATCGCGACCCTCCTGGTCACCGGTACGGGTCTGGTCGGCCTGCTGCTGATCGGCGACGGCGCGGCCTGA